A window from Leuconostoc mesenteroides subsp. mesenteroides encodes these proteins:
- a CDS encoding DedA family protein, translating into MLINTLAMMPEWITYLISSDADFSISTFVVMFLLIFVETAGILTGFIPGDAILITAGGLVGTHHDFFELGLVVLVFAFASFLGDGVNYWFGAYITKQFGKIPIIKKYVHDELIEQIAGNFHPKRWLLFIVLGRFLPFIRVAVPLLAHRLGLAFSNYLRMSAFASFLWSLIMVSIGYFIGHLAIPRQDTISLMIVIAIVLIVILRIPKCRQSIIQLFIRK; encoded by the coding sequence ATGCTTATAAATACATTGGCAATGATGCCAGAGTGGATTACCTATCTAATTAGCAGTGACGCTGATTTTTCTATATCAACTTTTGTTGTAATGTTTTTACTAATATTTGTTGAGACAGCTGGTATTCTAACTGGGTTTATTCCTGGAGATGCGATTTTGATTACAGCCGGAGGATTGGTAGGAACACATCACGATTTTTTTGAACTTGGACTAGTTGTTTTAGTTTTTGCTTTTGCGTCTTTTTTGGGGGATGGCGTTAATTATTGGTTTGGTGCTTATATTACAAAGCAATTTGGTAAGATTCCCATAATTAAAAAATACGTGCATGATGAGTTAATTGAACAAATCGCAGGTAATTTTCATCCAAAACGCTGGTTGTTATTTATTGTCTTGGGACGTTTCTTGCCTTTTATTCGTGTTGCGGTGCCACTATTAGCTCACCGTTTAGGTTTAGCATTTTCAAATTATCTAAGGATGTCAGCCTTTGCTAGCTTTCTATGGTCACTAATCATGGTTTCAATAGGATATTTTATTGGTCATCTGGCAATTCCAAGACAAGATACAATTTCCTTAATGATAGTAATAGCAATAGTGTTGATAGTGATTTTACGTATTCCCAAATGTCGGCAAAGTATTATCCAATTGTTTATTCGAAAATAA
- a CDS encoding alcohol dehydrogenase catalytic domain-containing protein — protein MEALVLTGTKQLEVKDIERPKVLPNEVLIHTAFAGICGTDHALYAGLPGSADAVPPIVLGHENSGVVAEVGSSVTNVKVGDRVTVDPNIYCGQCKFCRTARPELCENLSAVGVTRDGGFEEFFTAPASVVYQIPDNVSLKSAAVVEPISCAVHGIQLLKVTPYQKALVIGDGFMGELFVQILQAYGIHQVDLAGIVDEKLAMNKEKFGVKNTYNTMKGDKIPEGEYDVIIEAVGLPQTQESAIEASARGAQVLMFGVGGPDAKFQMNTYEVFQKQLTIQGSFINPNAFEDSLALLSSGKLNVEALMSHELDYATVDDFVNGKLGVVSKAVVKVGGEEA, from the coding sequence ATGGAAGCACTTGTTTTAACCGGAACTAAGCAATTAGAAGTAAAGGACATTGAACGTCCAAAGGTTTTGCCTAATGAAGTTTTGATTCATACAGCATTTGCTGGTATTTGTGGTACTGATCACGCACTATATGCTGGTTTACCTGGGTCTGCTGATGCCGTTCCTCCAATTGTTTTGGGACATGAAAATTCTGGTGTTGTTGCTGAAGTTGGTTCAAGCGTTACTAACGTTAAAGTTGGTGATCGCGTAACTGTTGATCCTAACATCTATTGCGGACAATGCAAGTTTTGCCGCACTGCACGTCCTGAATTATGTGAAAACCTATCAGCTGTTGGTGTTACACGTGATGGTGGTTTTGAAGAATTCTTCACGGCTCCTGCATCTGTTGTTTACCAAATTCCTGACAATGTTTCATTGAAGTCAGCTGCTGTTGTTGAACCCATTTCATGTGCTGTTCACGGTATCCAATTGTTGAAAGTTACTCCTTACCAAAAGGCTTTGGTAATCGGTGATGGCTTCATGGGTGAATTGTTTGTTCAAATTTTGCAAGCATATGGTATTCACCAAGTTGATTTAGCTGGTATTGTTGATGAAAAGTTGGCAATGAACAAGGAAAAGTTTGGTGTAAAGAACACATACAACACAATGAAGGGCGACAAAATCCCTGAAGGTGAATATGATGTTATCATCGAAGCTGTTGGTCTACCACAAACACAAGAATCTGCTATTGAAGCATCAGCTCGTGGTGCTCAAGTATTGATGTTTGGTGTTGGTGGTCCTGATGCTAAGTTCCAAATGAACACTTATGAAGTATTCCAAAAGCAATTAACTATTCAAGGTTCATTTATCAACCCTAACGCATTTGAAGATTCATTGGCTTTGCTATCATCTGGTAAGTTGAATGTTGAAGCATTGATGTCACACGAATTAGACTATGCAACTGTTGACGACTTTGTTAATGGTAAGTTAGGTGTCGTATCTAAGGCTGTTGTGAAGGTCGGCGGCGAAGAGGCATAA
- a CDS encoding phospho-sugar mutase (catalyzes the interconversion of alpha-D-glucose 1-phosphate to alpha-D-glucose 6-phosphate), whose product MSYKEALTKWQEATLPDYLAADLEKYTPEQEEDAFYQNLSFGTAGMRGVLGAGTNRMNVFTVRQVTEALARYIDQQGLDAQKRGVAISFDSRHFSPEFASNAAQVLSAHGIKSFLFSSLRPTPELSFTVRELHAFAGIMITASHNPKEYNGYKVYGEDGGQMVPKAVEAVVNELANITDIFNIALDEDNKNVQIIDDEIDNKYLKKMETVTVNTDLVAKEGASLKFVYSPLHGTGQYIGEKALQQAGFTNYTIVKEQAVIDGDFPTVQKPNPEDAAALSLAIEYAKRDGADAVVATDPDADRMGAAVKLADGTFQILTGNQIAAVLVNYLLTAKKDTNTLPTNGSIVTSIVSSRFASKVAESFGVETADVLTGFKYIAATIDRFEETKSNTFLFGFEESFGYLVKPFSHDKDAIQALVLFAEVAAYYKSQGKTFADGLYELFEKFGYFEEKTISLDFPGIHGNDEMAAIIAGFRDNQPNEIGGIEVARVQDFSTSVETNKNGSTTKLSQPKANVLKYWLDDGSWVALRPSGTEPKLKFYIGVESESQEESQNKIDIISADLMKHAK is encoded by the coding sequence ATGAGTTATAAAGAAGCACTTACAAAATGGCAGGAAGCGACTTTACCAGATTATTTGGCTGCTGATTTAGAAAAATACACACCAGAACAAGAGGAAGATGCTTTTTATCAAAATCTAAGTTTTGGTACAGCTGGAATGCGTGGTGTATTGGGTGCAGGGACAAACCGCATGAATGTTTTCACAGTTCGTCAAGTAACTGAAGCTTTGGCACGTTATATTGATCAACAAGGATTAGACGCTCAAAAGCGTGGTGTAGCAATTAGTTTTGATTCGCGCCATTTTTCACCCGAGTTTGCTTCAAATGCGGCACAAGTATTGTCAGCACACGGAATTAAGAGTTTTCTTTTTAGCTCATTACGTCCAACACCAGAATTATCATTTACTGTACGTGAATTACATGCTTTCGCTGGTATTATGATCACTGCATCACATAATCCTAAAGAATATAACGGTTACAAGGTTTATGGAGAAGACGGCGGTCAAATGGTTCCAAAAGCAGTTGAGGCTGTGGTTAACGAACTGGCGAACATTACTGATATTTTTAATATTGCTTTAGATGAAGACAACAAAAATGTACAAATTATTGATGATGAAATCGATAATAAATATTTAAAGAAGATGGAAACAGTGACAGTTAACACTGACCTTGTTGCCAAAGAAGGTGCTTCGCTAAAATTTGTTTATTCACCGTTACATGGAACAGGACAATATATTGGTGAAAAAGCTTTGCAGCAGGCAGGTTTCACAAATTACACAATTGTAAAGGAACAAGCTGTTATTGATGGTGACTTTCCAACGGTTCAAAAACCTAATCCAGAAGATGCTGCCGCGCTATCACTAGCTATTGAATATGCTAAGCGAGATGGAGCGGATGCTGTTGTAGCAACAGATCCTGACGCTGATCGTATGGGTGCGGCTGTTAAATTAGCTGACGGTACATTCCAAATTTTGACAGGTAATCAAATTGCTGCTGTTTTGGTTAACTATTTATTAACAGCTAAAAAAGATACAAATACTTTACCAACTAATGGCTCAATTGTGACATCAATTGTATCATCACGCTTTGCCTCAAAAGTTGCGGAAAGTTTTGGTGTTGAGACAGCTGATGTGTTAACTGGGTTTAAATATATTGCTGCTACGATTGATCGATTTGAAGAAACGAAATCCAATACATTTTTGTTTGGTTTTGAAGAAAGTTTCGGTTACTTGGTCAAGCCTTTCTCGCATGATAAAGATGCTATTCAAGCCTTGGTATTATTTGCAGAAGTTGCTGCATACTACAAGTCACAAGGGAAGACCTTTGCGGATGGATTGTATGAATTGTTTGAGAAATTTGGATACTTTGAAGAGAAGACGATTAGCTTAGATTTCCCAGGAATTCATGGTAATGATGAAATGGCTGCAATTATTGCTGGCTTTCGCGATAATCAACCCAATGAAATTGGTGGAATAGAAGTTGCACGTGTGCAAGACTTTTCAACTTCAGTTGAAACAAATAAAAATGGATCAACGACTAAGCTGTCTCAACCAAAAGCAAATGTATTAAAATATTGGTTGGACGATGGTTCTTGGGTAGCCTTACGACCATCAGGAACTGAACCTAAGCTAAAGTTCTACATCGGGGTTGAATCTGAATCACAAGAAGAATCACAAAATAAAATTGATATTATTTCCGCTGATTTAATGAAACATGCAAAGTAA
- the rplS gene encoding 50S ribosomal protein L19, protein MRQNTILENVTSAQLRTDIPAFRAGDTVKVYAKIVEGSRERVQLFEGVVIKRKGAGIQATYTVRKISSGVGVERTFPLHSPRVEKIEVTRFGQVRRAKLYYLRALQGKAARIKERRRDV, encoded by the coding sequence ATGCGTCAAAATACTATTTTAGAAAACGTTACATCAGCACAATTGCGTACTGACATTCCTGCTTTCCGTGCAGGAGACACTGTTAAAGTGTATGCTAAGATCGTTGAAGGTTCACGTGAACGTGTTCAGTTGTTTGAAGGTGTTGTTATTAAGCGCAAGGGCGCTGGCATCCAAGCAACTTATACAGTTCGTAAGATTTCTTCAGGTGTTGGTGTGGAACGTACGTTCCCATTGCACTCGCCACGTGTTGAAAAGATTGAAGTTACTCGCTTTGGTCAAGTACGTCGTGCAAAGTTGTACTACTTGCGTGCTTTGCAAGGTAAGGCAGCTCGTATTAAAGAACGTCGTCGCGACGTTTAA
- a CDS encoding substrate-binding domain-containing protein produces MVAKLSDVAALAGVSVTTVSRVINSYGSLSQKTIDKVHAAMRELHYQPNAMARSLQGKSSQFIGLILPNMENPFFTALANEIEQLLFLKGYKVIIAASANNVEKEQQYLQMLAANQVEGIITSSHNLDIEEYQNTYLPIVSYDRYLSDDIPIVSEDNEEGGYLAGNYLLSTGARRLLILSDDDGSKSPTHIRYDGFVRATKDSTAKVFQENFNLEGFASKEDLDKMIDYVTSNDIDGVFAYNDVGAIQLQNALRKIGKRVPEDVKIIGYDGTPIVRQLHPDLPTIVQPMKQAAKVLIDVLFAVIENPGEKPQNNQLLGVELFQPKQ; encoded by the coding sequence ATGGTTGCAAAATTAAGTGATGTCGCAGCGCTAGCTGGTGTTTCTGTGACAACAGTATCACGTGTTATTAACAGCTATGGTTCTTTGAGCCAAAAAACAATTGATAAGGTCCATGCTGCAATGCGTGAACTACATTATCAACCAAATGCAATGGCACGTTCATTACAAGGTAAATCATCACAATTTATCGGTTTGATTTTACCTAATATGGAAAACCCATTTTTTACTGCATTAGCCAACGAAATTGAGCAGTTATTGTTCTTAAAAGGTTATAAAGTTATTATCGCAGCATCAGCAAATAATGTTGAGAAAGAGCAGCAATACTTGCAAATGCTTGCAGCTAATCAAGTTGAAGGGATAATAACATCTTCACATAATCTAGATATTGAAGAATATCAGAATACCTATTTACCGATTGTTTCTTATGATCGATATTTATCAGATGATATCCCTATTGTTTCTGAAGACAATGAAGAGGGAGGATATCTTGCTGGTAACTATTTACTCTCAACAGGTGCTCGACGTCTATTAATATTGAGTGATGATGATGGCTCGAAATCACCTACACATATCCGCTATGATGGTTTTGTAAGAGCGACAAAAGACTCTACAGCTAAGGTTTTTCAAGAAAATTTCAATCTAGAAGGGTTCGCTTCAAAAGAAGATCTCGATAAAATGATTGACTACGTTACAAGCAACGATATTGATGGTGTTTTTGCTTACAATGATGTTGGTGCAATTCAATTACAAAATGCACTAAGAAAAATCGGTAAACGTGTTCCAGAAGATGTGAAAATTATAGGTTACGATGGGACACCAATTGTTCGTCAGCTACATCCTGATTTACCAACAATCGTACAACCAATGAAACAGGCGGCAAAAGTGTTGATTGACGTATTGTTTGCGGTAATAGAAAATCCTGGAGAAAAGCCACAAAATAATCAATTACTTGGTGTTGAGTTATTTCAACCCAAACAATAA